The DNA segment CATCACGATCGGCACGGTCTACGTGAGCTACTTCTACGCCAGCCTGCTCAGCCTTACCCTGTACCGCATTTCCAACCGCATCGACGGCCTGCAGACCGCGATGGCCGGCATGGACCGGATCGCCGAACTCTCCGACCGTGAGTCCGCGGTGCCGGACACCGGCCGGGGCGCCCTGCCGGACGGCCCGCTCTCCCTCACCTTCGACGACGTGGACTTCGCCTACGTCGACGGCCGCCCGATCCTGCGCCGGGTCGGCTTCGAGGTGCCCGCCGGCGAGACGCTGGGCCTGCTCGGGCGGACCGGCAGCGGGAAGACCACGATCGGCCGGCTGCTTCACCGCGGCATGGACCCACAGGCGGGGGCGGTTCGGCTGGGAGGTGTGGACATCCGCACGGTGCCGCTCTCGGAACTCCGTGCCCGTATCGGTGTGGTCACCCAGGACGTGCATGTGCTGAACGCTTCCGTCCGGGACAACATCACGCTCTTCGACCCGGACGTCCCCGACGAGCGGATCGACGCGGCGGTCACGGCCCTGGGCATGCGGGAATGGCTGGACGCGCTACCGGAAGGCATGGACACCAGGATCAGCGCCGGGGAGCTCTCCGCGGGACAGGCGCAACTGCTGACCTTCGCACGGGCCTTCCTGCGCGACCCCGACGTGATCCTGCTGGATGAGGCGTCGTCCCGGCTGGATCCGGCGACCGAGCGCATCGTCGGGGTCGCGGTGCGCGAACTCCTGCGGGACCGTACCGCGATCGTCATCGCCCACCACATGGAGACGGTCGGCCAGTTGGACCACATCGCGGTTCTGGACACTGGAGAAGTCGTCGAGTTCGGCCCGCGCGGCGAACTCGCCGGCGACACGGACTCCCGGTTCTCGGCTCTGCTGGGGGGTGCCTCATGAGTGCGGTACGAGTCTTCTGGCAGATCGCCCGGTGTGCACCCGGTCCCTTCTCGGCCAACCTGTTGCTGCAACTGCTGCGCAGCGTCTTCCCGTTGGTCCCCGGCTTCGTGGTCCGGGAGGTTCTGAACCGGCTGAGCGACGGTGGAAGCCTGTCCACCGGCTTCTGGGTACTGATCGCGATCCTGGTCGGCGCCGCGCTGGCCCGCGTCGTCGCGCTGCTGTTCTCCGTGGCCTTCGACGGGATCTGTGAGGCCGTCGGCATCGCACGGCTGATGCGCAGCGGCTTCGCGCGGGTACTGGCCAAGCCGGGCGCGGAACGGCTGAAGCACCCCACCGGCGACGTCGTCTCCCGGCTCACCGATGACACCACCACGGTGTCCGGCAC comes from the Streptomyces sp. NBC_00525 genome and includes:
- a CDS encoding ABC transporter ATP-binding protein, with product MRRRIHLFLSYLAPNWRTAVFLLLLLFTEVGLSLWNPQLLGRFIDRAVDGAEVDALVHIALLFMGLTVAHQIVVSLAGYFAEDLGWRATNRMRMDLTEHCLDLDLGFHKEKTPGELIQRVDGDVATLAQFFSTFTFQIFANVLLSLGILAISFEVDWRLGLVLLAFSVMVIPVLRRTQRVASPYFHRLRQDNADIAGFLEERVMATEDIKANGSDAWTKGRLDGLLERLRRTMRAESIAFRASSSALELSVAGATAAILVVSAMLLRGGGITIGTVYVSYFYASLLSLTLYRISNRIDGLQTAMAGMDRIAELSDRESAVPDTGRGALPDGPLSLTFDDVDFAYVDGRPILRRVGFEVPAGETLGLLGRTGSGKTTIGRLLHRGMDPQAGAVRLGGVDIRTVPLSELRARIGVVTQDVHVLNASVRDNITLFDPDVPDERIDAAVTALGMREWLDALPEGMDTRISAGELSAGQAQLLTFARAFLRDPDVILLDEASSRLDPATERIVGVAVRELLRDRTAIVIAHHMETVGQLDHIAVLDTGEVVEFGPRGELAGDTDSRFSALLGGAS